One Actinoplanes missouriensis 431 DNA segment encodes these proteins:
- a CDS encoding helix-turn-helix transcriptional regulator, which translates to MTGPRTSADRLGRLLNLVPYLLARPGILIAEAAADLGVTAKQLREDLELLWVCGLPGYGPGDLIDMAFDGDRVTISHDAGIDKPLRLNQDEALALVVALRMLAETPGIGTRDAIERALAKIESAAGDLADAPVTVKLPANQKKLEAVRAAVDSGHALRLTYYTAARDETTERVVDPMRMLMVGGFAYLEAWCRRAEGTRMFRVDRIDAFTELPEPSVPPVGAVPHDVSDGVFRPGPELPLVTLRVGRGSRWITEYYPVEQVQRDGAEWLVTMRVTDLGWAQRLLAGLGRDVTVLGPPELIDRIHAQATAALEQYAAPHALDAGEPAGR; encoded by the coding sequence GTGACCGGGCCACGGACCTCGGCGGACCGGCTCGGCCGGCTGCTCAACCTGGTGCCGTACCTGCTGGCCCGGCCGGGGATCCTGATCGCCGAGGCGGCGGCGGACCTGGGCGTCACGGCGAAGCAGTTGCGCGAGGACCTGGAGCTGCTCTGGGTGTGCGGCCTGCCCGGGTACGGCCCGGGCGACCTGATCGACATGGCGTTCGACGGCGACCGGGTGACGATCAGCCACGACGCCGGCATCGACAAGCCGCTGCGCCTCAACCAGGACGAGGCTCTCGCGCTGGTGGTGGCGCTGCGGATGCTCGCCGAGACGCCCGGGATCGGCACCCGGGACGCGATCGAGCGGGCCCTTGCCAAGATCGAGAGCGCGGCCGGCGACCTGGCCGACGCGCCGGTCACGGTCAAGCTGCCGGCGAACCAGAAGAAGCTGGAGGCGGTGCGGGCCGCCGTCGACTCCGGGCACGCGCTGCGGCTCACCTATTACACGGCCGCCCGGGACGAGACCACCGAACGGGTCGTCGACCCGATGCGGATGCTGATGGTGGGCGGGTTCGCGTACCTGGAGGCGTGGTGCCGCCGGGCCGAGGGCACCCGGATGTTCCGGGTGGACCGGATCGACGCGTTCACCGAGCTGCCGGAGCCGTCCGTGCCGCCGGTCGGCGCGGTGCCGCACGACGTCAGCGACGGCGTCTTCCGGCCCGGGCCCGAGCTGCCGCTGGTCACCCTGCGGGTCGGCCGGGGCAGCCGGTGGATCACCGAGTACTACCCGGTCGAGCAGGTGCAGCGCGACGGCGCGGAGTGGCTGGTCACCATGCGGGTCACCGATCTGGGCTGGGCGCAGCGGCTGCTCGCCGGGCTGGGCCGCGACGTCACCGTGCTCGGGCCGCCCGAGCTGATCGACCGGATCCACGCGCAGGCCACCGCGGCCCTGGAACAGTACGCCGCGCCGCACGCGCTCGACGCCGGCGAACCGGCCGGCCGGTAG
- a CDS encoding helix-turn-helix transcriptional regulator, with amino-acid sequence MSRTRTERLVNLVICLLSTRRFLTAAQIAATVPGYEHDPSDPRDHEAFQRKFERDKAELRELGVPLETGTASIFDQEPGYRVAQREYALPDIHLEPDEAAAVGIAARLWQHAGLAAAASSGLAKLRAAGVEVDPQATLGMEPVVTVDPAFGPLTVAARQRRAVSFKYRVPEVDEPSTRRLEPWGVVCWRGRWYVVGHDRDRDATRCFRLSRITGEVKGTGKPDAFTPPADADLISHVARSSGPVARDGRAVVTVRTGRAAGLRRMASASVSLPEGDRLTIAYGDVEWLAARIAGYGPDVRAEGPPELRSAVIQNLKELAARHEQVAL; translated from the coding sequence GTGTCGCGCACTCGCACCGAGCGCCTGGTAAACCTGGTGATCTGTCTCCTGTCGACGCGCCGGTTCCTGACCGCCGCGCAGATCGCCGCGACCGTGCCCGGTTACGAGCACGACCCGTCCGATCCGCGTGACCACGAGGCGTTCCAGCGCAAGTTCGAGCGGGACAAGGCGGAGCTGCGCGAGCTGGGCGTCCCGCTGGAGACCGGCACGGCGAGCATCTTCGACCAGGAGCCGGGTTACCGCGTCGCCCAGCGGGAGTACGCGCTGCCCGACATCCATCTGGAACCCGACGAGGCGGCCGCGGTGGGCATCGCGGCGCGGCTCTGGCAGCACGCCGGGCTCGCCGCCGCGGCGAGCAGCGGCCTGGCCAAGCTGCGGGCCGCCGGTGTCGAGGTGGACCCGCAGGCCACCCTCGGCATGGAGCCGGTGGTGACGGTCGACCCGGCGTTCGGGCCGCTGACCGTGGCGGCACGGCAGCGCCGCGCGGTGAGCTTCAAGTACCGGGTGCCCGAGGTCGACGAGCCGAGCACCCGCCGCCTCGAGCCGTGGGGCGTGGTCTGCTGGCGCGGCCGGTGGTACGTGGTCGGCCACGACCGGGACCGGGACGCCACCCGCTGTTTCCGGCTGTCCCGGATCACCGGCGAGGTGAAGGGCACCGGCAAGCCGGACGCGTTCACGCCGCCCGCCGACGCCGACCTGATCAGCCACGTGGCACGCTCGTCCGGGCCGGTCGCGCGGGACGGCCGGGCCGTGGTGACGGTGCGGACGGGGCGGGCGGCGGGGCTGCGCCGGATGGCCTCCGCCTCGGTCAGCCTGCCCGAGGGCGACCGGCTGACCATCGCGTACGGGGATGTCGAGTGGCTGGCCGCCAGGATCGCCGGGTACGGGCCGGACGTGCGGGCCGAGGGCCCGCCCGAGCTGCGCAGCGCGGTGATCCAGAACCTGAAGGAGCTGGCCGCCCGGCACGAGCAGGTGGCGCTGTGA
- a CDS encoding cation diffusion facilitator family transporter, which yields MASVTEPQESESVGTVVVAGAANLAIAAAKLVAGVTSGSAAMLSEAAHSFADTVTEVFLFVALRRGAKPADEEHPFGYGKESWVWAFIAALFTFVAGAGFSIYHGIETIVEGEESGPFLASYIVLAVSFAAEGVSFLKARRQIRTESSRWNVTTRRFLRLTPDTTVKAVYFEDSAALIGLVLAAAGLGLTELTGNSVWDGVSSIVIGLLLLVVATVLASSNVSLLVGRSVPRRVHTAIAAEIAALPVVTAVPTLFTMQLGPDGILVAAKVDFADDAPGGEIERASDEAERRLRARFPEIRYVFLDPTRGEPGRNHLDGGLDARPL from the coding sequence ATGGCGTCCGTGACAGAACCCCAGGAATCCGAGAGCGTCGGCACCGTCGTGGTGGCGGGCGCCGCCAACCTGGCGATCGCCGCCGCGAAACTGGTGGCCGGCGTCACCTCCGGCTCCGCCGCGATGCTCTCCGAGGCCGCGCACTCCTTCGCCGACACGGTGACCGAGGTGTTCCTCTTCGTGGCGTTGCGGCGCGGCGCCAAACCCGCCGACGAGGAACACCCGTTCGGGTACGGCAAGGAGAGCTGGGTCTGGGCGTTCATCGCGGCGCTGTTCACGTTCGTGGCCGGCGCCGGGTTCTCCATCTACCACGGCATCGAGACCATCGTCGAGGGCGAGGAGTCCGGCCCGTTCCTCGCGTCGTACATCGTCCTGGCCGTCTCGTTCGCGGCCGAGGGCGTGTCGTTCCTGAAGGCCCGCCGGCAGATCCGCACCGAGTCCAGCCGCTGGAACGTGACGACCCGCCGGTTCCTGCGCCTCACCCCGGACACCACGGTCAAGGCGGTCTACTTCGAGGACTCCGCCGCGCTGATCGGCCTGGTCCTGGCCGCCGCCGGGCTCGGGCTGACCGAGCTGACCGGCAACAGTGTCTGGGACGGCGTCTCGTCGATCGTGATCGGCCTGCTCCTGCTCGTGGTCGCCACCGTCCTCGCCAGCAGCAACGTGTCCCTGCTGGTCGGGCGCTCCGTCCCCCGCCGGGTGCACACCGCGATCGCCGCCGAGATCGCCGCGCTGCCGGTCGTGACCGCCGTGCCCACCCTCTTCACCATGCAGCTCGGCCCGGACGGCATCCTGGTCGCCGCCAAGGTCGACTTCGCCGACGACGCGCCCGGCGGCGAGATCGAAAGGGCCTCCGACGAGGCCGAGCGGCGCTTGCGCGCCAGATTCCCCGAGATCCGGTACGTCTTCCTCGACCCGACCCGTGGCGAGCCCGGCCGCAACCACCTCGATGGCGGACTCGACGCCCGGCCCTTGTAG
- a CDS encoding DUF3866 family protein → MVRWRSGTVRSVRGGWRGACELDVETPDGPLRALAYPHLVGTPEPGDRVLLNVGALVMGLGTGGYALVVALPDRLPADPPADGATRDSGHLVKARYTPLQAILLGVDEEASPHRDVMAAATSLDGMPVVTADLHSALPAILAGIHADRPEATVAYVMTDGGALPAWFSRTLDDLRGHLAGTVTTGQSFGGDLEASTVHTGLLAARHVLGADVAIVAQGPGNLGTGTTWGFSGVALGEAINAIAVLGGRPIGSLRISDADGRDRHRGISHHSLTAYGKVALARADLVVPRGLDPRLAAEVEGALAPLGARHSLVSVASEGLDAALRASPVGLSTMGRKLDQDHSYFLAAAAAGRHAATLLP, encoded by the coding sequence ATGGTGCGGTGGCGGTCCGGGACGGTTCGGTCGGTGCGGGGCGGCTGGCGGGGCGCGTGCGAGCTGGACGTCGAGACGCCGGACGGCCCGCTGCGCGCCCTCGCCTACCCGCATCTGGTCGGCACACCGGAACCCGGAGACCGGGTGCTGCTCAACGTCGGCGCCCTGGTCATGGGCCTCGGCACCGGGGGGTACGCCCTGGTCGTCGCCCTGCCCGACCGGCTGCCCGCCGACCCGCCCGCCGACGGCGCCACCCGCGACAGCGGTCACCTGGTCAAGGCGCGGTACACCCCGCTGCAGGCGATCCTGCTCGGCGTCGACGAGGAGGCCTCACCGCACCGCGACGTGATGGCCGCCGCCACCTCGCTCGACGGCATGCCGGTGGTCACCGCCGACCTGCACTCGGCGCTGCCCGCGATCCTGGCCGGCATCCACGCCGACCGGCCGGAGGCCACCGTCGCCTACGTGATGACCGACGGCGGCGCCCTGCCGGCCTGGTTCTCCCGCACCCTGGACGACCTGCGCGGTCACCTGGCCGGGACCGTCACCACCGGCCAGTCGTTCGGCGGTGACCTGGAGGCCAGCACCGTGCACACCGGCCTGCTCGCGGCCCGGCACGTGCTCGGCGCTGACGTCGCGATCGTCGCCCAGGGCCCCGGCAACCTCGGCACCGGCACCACCTGGGGGTTCTCCGGGGTGGCGCTCGGCGAGGCGATCAACGCGATCGCGGTGCTGGGCGGCCGGCCGATCGGCTCGCTGCGGATCTCCGACGCCGACGGGCGTGACAGGCATCGGGGCATCTCCCATCACAGTCTCACCGCGTACGGGAAGGTCGCTCTGGCCCGCGCCGACCTGGTCGTGCCCCGCGGCCTGGACCCCCGCCTGGCCGCGGAGGTGGAGGGCGCGCTGGCCCCCCTCGGCGCCCGGCACAGCCTGGTCAGCGTCGCCAGCGAGGGCCTGGACGCGGCGCTGCGGGCGTCGCCGGTCGGGCTCTCCACGATGGGCCGCAAGCTGGACCAGGACCACAGCTACTTCCTGGCAGCGGCCGCCGCCGGCCGCCACGCCGCCACCCTGCTCCCCTGA
- a CDS encoding O-methyltransferase, translated as MADIVDPAVADYVRAHATPADDLLRGLAAETSTRYPPDAGMQISADEGALLTMLTRLTGVLMAVEIGTFTGYSSICIARGLRPGGRLIACDVSEEWTSIARTYWAKAGLADRIELRLGPAIETVRALPADPVIDFVFLDADKTGYPAYYEEIVPRLRPGGLLVVDNVLRHGQVLDPRDASSAAVAGLNDRIVGDERVESVMLPVRDGVTLVRRRA; from the coding sequence ATGGCAGACATCGTTGATCCGGCCGTCGCCGATTACGTGCGGGCGCACGCCACCCCCGCGGACGACCTGCTGCGGGGGCTGGCGGCGGAGACTTCCACGAGATATCCGCCCGACGCCGGGATGCAGATCTCCGCGGACGAGGGCGCCCTGCTGACGATGCTGACCCGGCTGACCGGGGTCTTGATGGCGGTCGAGATCGGCACGTTCACCGGGTACTCGTCGATCTGCATCGCCCGCGGCCTGCGTCCCGGCGGGCGGTTGATCGCCTGCGACGTCTCCGAGGAGTGGACGTCGATCGCCCGCACCTACTGGGCGAAGGCCGGCCTCGCCGACCGCATCGAGCTGCGGCTCGGCCCGGCGATCGAGACGGTCCGCGCGCTGCCGGCCGACCCGGTGATCGACTTCGTGTTCCTGGACGCGGACAAGACCGGGTACCCGGCGTACTACGAGGAGATCGTGCCCCGGCTACGACCGGGCGGACTGCTGGTGGTCGACAACGTGCTGCGGCACGGGCAGGTCCTCGATCCCCGGGATGCGTCGTCGGCGGCGGTGGCCGGCCTCAACGACCGGATCGTGGGTGACGAGCGGGTGGAGTCGGTGATGCTGCCGGTCCGTGACGGCGTGACGCTGGTCCGCCGTCGCGCTTGA
- the pafA gene encoding Pup--protein ligase: protein MERRIFGLETEYGVTCTYRGQRRLSPDEVARYLFRRVVSWGRSSNVFLRNGARLYLDVGSHPEYATPECDSVTDLVAHDRAGERILEGLLVDAEKRLHDEGIAGEIYLFKNNTDSAGNSYGCHENYLVSRHGEFGRLADVLIPFLVTRQLICGAGKVLQTPRGAVFCLSQRAEHIWEGVSSATTRSRPIINTRDEPHADAERYRRLHVIVGDSNMNEVTTLLKVGSADIVLRMIEAGVVMRDLTLENPIRAIREVSHDVTGRRKIRLANNKEVSALEIQQEYLAKATEFVERRGGDPVAKRVVELWGRVLNAIESGDLDPVAREIDWVSKYKLIERYQAKHEIPMSHPRIAQLDLAYHDVRRGRGLYALMEKRKQVDRIANDLQIYEAKETPPQTTRARLRGEFIKHAQEKRRDFTVDWVHLKLNDQAQRTVLCKDPFRAYDERVERLIASM, encoded by the coding sequence ATGGAACGGCGAATTTTCGGCCTCGAGACCGAGTACGGAGTCACGTGCACCTATCGGGGGCAGCGGCGGCTGTCTCCGGACGAGGTGGCCCGCTACCTGTTCCGCCGAGTGGTCTCCTGGGGACGCAGCAGCAACGTGTTCCTTCGCAACGGCGCACGCCTTTACCTCGATGTCGGTTCCCACCCTGAGTACGCGACCCCCGAATGCGACTCCGTCACCGATCTGGTCGCCCACGACCGGGCCGGCGAGCGGATCCTGGAAGGCCTGCTCGTCGACGCGGAGAAGCGTCTGCACGACGAGGGCATCGCGGGGGAGATCTACCTCTTCAAGAACAACACCGACTCGGCCGGCAACTCCTACGGCTGCCACGAGAACTATCTCGTCAGCCGGCACGGCGAGTTCGGCCGTCTCGCCGACGTCCTGATCCCGTTCCTGGTCACCCGCCAGCTGATCTGCGGGGCCGGCAAGGTGCTGCAGACGCCGCGCGGCGCGGTGTTCTGCCTGTCGCAGCGCGCCGAGCACATCTGGGAGGGCGTCTCCAGCGCGACGACGCGCAGCCGCCCGATCATCAACACCCGTGACGAGCCGCACGCGGACGCCGAGCGCTACCGCCGCCTGCACGTGATCGTCGGCGACTCGAACATGAACGAGGTCACCACGCTGCTGAAGGTCGGCAGCGCGGACATCGTCCTTCGCATGATCGAGGCGGGCGTGGTGATGCGGGACCTGACCCTGGAGAACCCGATCCGGGCGATCCGCGAGGTCAGCCACGACGTCACCGGCCGCCGCAAGATCCGTCTGGCGAACAACAAAGAGGTCTCCGCCCTGGAGATCCAGCAGGAGTACCTGGCGAAGGCCACCGAGTTCGTCGAGCGGCGCGGCGGCGACCCGGTCGCCAAGCGGGTCGTGGAGCTGTGGGGGCGGGTCCTCAACGCGATCGAGAGCGGTGACCTCGACCCGGTGGCCCGCGAGATCGACTGGGTCTCGAAGTACAAGCTGATCGAGCGCTACCAGGCCAAGCACGAGATCCCGATGTCGCATCCGCGGATCGCGCAGCTCGACCTGGCGTACCACGACGTCCGTCGCGGCCGGGGCCTCTACGCGCTCATGGAGAAGCGCAAGCAGGTCGACCGGATCGCCAACGACCTGCAGATCTACGAGGCCAAGGAGACGCCGCCGCAGACCACGCGGGCCCGGTTGCGCGGCGAGTTCATCAAGCACGCGCAGGAGAAGCGCCGCGACTTCACGGTCGACTGGGTGCATCTGAAGCTGAACGACCAGGCGCAGCGGACGGTGCTCTGCAAGGACCCGTTCCGCGCCTACGACGAGCGGGTGGAGCGCCTGATCGCGAGCATGTGA
- the prcA gene encoding proteasome subunit alpha yields MAMQFYASPEQVQRDRSEYARKGIARGRSAVVLTYEGGILLVAENITTLRKISEIYDKIAFAAVGRYNEFESLRRAGVRMADMLGLSYDRRDVTGRALANAYTQTLGAIFSETQKPYEVELCVAQVGATPEADELYRVTYDGSVMDEPGFMAMGGQAEAISNVLRERHDTAADLQTALALAAEALGSVGGENGQTRTLTAKQLEVAVLDRRRQGRAFRRLTGTALTTLLGHESVPEAELGDVDAAPPAPGEAKPTISAASSDTEETPDEKS; encoded by the coding sequence GTGGCCATGCAGTTCTACGCTTCGCCCGAGCAGGTCCAGCGGGACCGCTCGGAGTACGCCCGTAAGGGCATCGCCCGCGGCCGGTCGGCCGTGGTGCTCACCTACGAGGGCGGCATCCTGCTGGTCGCCGAGAACATCACCACCCTGCGCAAGATCAGCGAGATCTACGACAAGATCGCGTTCGCGGCGGTGGGGCGGTACAACGAGTTCGAGAGCCTGCGCCGGGCCGGTGTCCGGATGGCCGACATGCTCGGTCTCAGCTACGACCGGCGGGACGTGACCGGGCGGGCGCTCGCGAACGCGTACACCCAGACGCTCGGCGCGATCTTCTCGGAGACGCAGAAGCCGTACGAGGTGGAGCTCTGCGTCGCCCAGGTCGGCGCCACGCCCGAGGCCGACGAGCTGTACCGGGTGACCTACGACGGCTCGGTCATGGACGAGCCCGGCTTCATGGCGATGGGCGGCCAGGCCGAGGCGATCTCGAACGTGCTGCGCGAGCGGCACGACACCGCCGCGGACCTGCAGACCGCGCTGGCGCTCGCCGCGGAGGCGCTGGGCAGCGTCGGCGGGGAGAACGGGCAGACCCGCACCCTTACGGCCAAGCAGCTCGAGGTGGCGGTGCTGGACCGGCGCCGGCAGGGCCGGGCGTTCCGGCGGCTCACCGGGACGGCGCTGACCACGCTGCTCGGTCACGAGTCGGTGCCGGAGGCGGAGCTCGGCGACGTGGACGCGGCGCCGCCCGCGCCGGGCGAGGCGAAGCCGACGATCTCGGCGGCGTCGTCGGACACTGAGGAGACTCCTGACGAGAAGTCCTGA
- the prcB gene encoding proteasome subunit beta, protein MATGFDPSGRLPDFFTNTGTSSFTQFLSQAAPEMLPGRRPLPPGLSGDVAPHGTTIVAIATADGVVMAGDRRATMGNLIASRDIRKVHPADSYSLIGIAGTAGIGIELIRLFQVELEHYEKIEGAMLSLDGKANRLAAMVRGNLGAAMQGLAVVPLFAGFDLSPADPARAGRIFSFDVAGGLYEETGYEAIGSGSLFAKSALKKRYRAGVSTADAITLAVEALYDAADDDTATGGPDVTRKIYPVVMTATANGTQRLSDEEITTVAERVVQGRMENPGG, encoded by the coding sequence GTGGCGACGGGCTTTGATCCATCCGGGCGTCTACCGGATTTCTTCACCAACACGGGGACGTCCTCCTTCACGCAGTTCCTGAGTCAGGCCGCTCCGGAGATGCTGCCGGGGCGGCGGCCGCTTCCGCCCGGGCTCTCCGGCGACGTCGCGCCGCACGGCACCACGATCGTCGCGATCGCGACGGCCGACGGTGTGGTGATGGCAGGTGACCGGCGCGCGACCATGGGGAACCTGATCGCGAGCCGCGACATCAGGAAGGTCCACCCGGCGGACTCGTACTCGCTGATCGGCATCGCGGGTACGGCCGGCATCGGCATCGAGCTGATCCGGCTGTTCCAGGTGGAGCTGGAGCACTACGAGAAGATCGAGGGAGCGATGCTCTCCCTCGACGGTAAGGCGAACCGCCTGGCCGCGATGGTCCGCGGCAACCTGGGCGCGGCGATGCAGGGCCTCGCGGTCGTGCCGCTGTTCGCCGGGTTCGACCTGTCGCCGGCCGACCCGGCGCGGGCCGGCCGGATCTTCAGCTTCGACGTGGCCGGCGGTCTCTACGAGGAGACCGGCTACGAGGCGATCGGCTCGGGTTCGCTGTTCGCGAAGTCGGCGCTGAAGAAGCGGTACCGGGCGGGTGTGAGCACCGCGGACGCGATCACGCTGGCGGTCGAGGCGCTCTACGACGCGGCCGACGACGACACCGCGACCGGCGGGCCGGACGTGACCCGCAAGATCTACCCGGTGGTCATGACGGCGACCGCGAACGGCACGCAGCGGCTCAGCGACGAGGAGATCACCACGGTGGCCGAGCGGGTCGTCCAGGGACGTATGGAGAACCCGGGCGGCTGA
- a CDS encoding ubiquitin-like protein Pup — MATRDTGGQSQSERGRSGEEVEDVTVEANPEVAERHAEITEDVDDLLDEIDSVLEENAEEFVRGYVQKGGQ; from the coding sequence ATGGCAACCCGAGACACAGGTGGTCAGTCGCAGTCCGAGCGCGGGCGCAGCGGCGAAGAAGTCGAGGACGTCACCGTCGAGGCCAATCCTGAGGTAGCCGAGCGGCACGCGGAGATCACCGAGGACGTCGACGACCTGCTGGACGAAATCGACAGCGTTCTCGAGGAGAACGCGGAAGAGTTTGTCCGCGGATACGTCCAAAAAGGCGGCCAGTGA
- the dop gene encoding depupylase/deamidase Dop codes for MSVRRIMGTEVEYGISVPGQPGANPMVTSSQVVNAYGARPELNRGGRARWDYEEESPLRDARGFTYSGAAYDPAEALADEDLGLANVILTNGARLYVDHAHPEYSTPECTNPLDVVKWDKAGERVMAEASRRAATIPGTHRIQLYKNNTDNKGASYGSHENYLMRRQTPFADIVAHLTPFFVTRQIFTGVGRVGIGQDGSGAGFQISSRADFFEVEVGLETTLKRPIINTRDEPHADADKYRRLHVIIGDANLSEIASYLKMGTTSLVLNMIEEKVFTGELGIADPVSELKAVSHDPSLKHLMRLRDGRRLTALDLQWAYYERARAFVDERYGTDADEQTADVLDRWESVLDGLGRDPFELSDSLDWVAKLRLLEGYRERENLGWNSPKLQLVDLQYADVRPEKGLYHRLVARGSMKTLLEADETQRAMYEPPDDTRAYFRGRCLAQYASEVVAASWDSVIFDVGRESLVRVPMMEPERGTKKHVGALFDTCESAKDLLEVITSR; via the coding sequence ATGAGCGTTCGACGGATTATGGGAACCGAGGTCGAATACGGCATTTCGGTGCCCGGACAGCCCGGAGCCAACCCGATGGTGACCTCCTCGCAGGTGGTCAACGCCTACGGCGCCCGGCCCGAGCTCAACCGCGGCGGCCGGGCCCGCTGGGACTACGAGGAGGAGTCGCCGCTGCGCGACGCGCGCGGCTTCACCTACTCCGGCGCCGCCTACGACCCCGCCGAGGCCCTCGCGGACGAGGACCTCGGCCTGGCCAACGTGATACTGACCAACGGCGCCCGGCTCTACGTCGACCACGCGCACCCGGAGTACTCGACACCCGAGTGCACCAACCCGCTCGACGTCGTCAAGTGGGACAAGGCCGGCGAACGGGTCATGGCCGAGGCCTCGCGCCGCGCCGCCACCATCCCCGGCACCCACCGCATCCAGCTCTACAAGAACAACACCGACAACAAGGGCGCCTCGTACGGGTCCCACGAGAACTACCTGATGCGCCGGCAGACCCCGTTCGCCGACATCGTCGCGCACCTCACGCCGTTCTTCGTCACCCGGCAGATCTTCACCGGCGTGGGCCGGGTCGGCATCGGGCAGGACGGCAGCGGCGCCGGCTTCCAGATCTCCTCCCGTGCCGACTTCTTCGAGGTCGAGGTCGGTCTGGAGACGACACTCAAGCGGCCGATCATCAACACCCGGGACGAGCCGCACGCCGATGCCGACAAGTACCGCCGGCTGCACGTCATCATCGGCGACGCGAACCTCTCCGAGATCGCGTCGTACCTGAAGATGGGCACCACCTCGCTGGTCCTCAACATGATCGAGGAGAAGGTGTTCACCGGGGAGCTCGGCATCGCCGACCCGGTCAGCGAGCTCAAGGCCGTCTCGCACGACCCCTCGCTGAAGCATCTGATGCGGCTGCGCGACGGCCGCCGGCTCACCGCGCTCGACCTGCAGTGGGCGTACTACGAGCGGGCCCGAGCGTTCGTCGACGAGCGGTACGGCACCGACGCCGACGAGCAGACCGCCGACGTGCTCGACCGGTGGGAATCGGTGCTCGACGGCCTGGGCCGCGACCCGTTCGAGCTGTCCGACAGCCTCGACTGGGTCGCCAAACTGCGCCTGCTCGAGGGTTACCGGGAACGCGAGAACCTCGGCTGGAACTCGCCGAAACTCCAGCTCGTCGACCTGCAGTACGCCGACGTGCGCCCGGAGAAGGGCCTCTACCACCGCCTCGTCGCCCGCGGGTCGATGAAGACCCTGCTCGAGGCGGACGAGACCCAGCGCGCCATGTACGAGCCGCCGGACGACACCCGGGCCTACTTCCGCGGCCGCTGCCTCGCGCAGTACGCCTCCGAAGTGGTCGCCGCCAGCTGGGACTCGGTGATCTTCGATGTCGGGCGGGAGTCTCTGGTGCGGGTGCCGATGATGGAACCCGAGCGTGGCACCAAGAAGCATGTCGGCGCGCTCTTCGACACGTGCGAGAGCGCCAAGGACCTGCTCGAGGTGATCACCAGCCGGTGA
- a CDS encoding acyltransferase family protein produces MTAPRLAWLDALRGYAAVVVALFHLSPVVLGAGLHLQIYRAFDLGKYAVLLFFLVSGYVIPMSLERHGSLRRFWAGRLCRIYPAYLVTVVLAAGLAAAGLHRLPGQLRTETSASVLAHATMLQDLLGVRGLVRPFWTLSYEMLFYLLVAGLFAWRLHRFSACWAAGLTGVALAGGTRLPDDLFGGSGAARAVTAGGVLLVVAGVLGAYRTGGVTARVAGVAALGLLALPLANGHATTWVTSASSAQALTMLAVMFAGTVIYRAQQRQTGLIATIGGLAAVLAGVTAQFGAPCAVAVAGTFGIAFALRRRAVPGILTWLGTVSYSLYLLHLLVLGVLVRLTDNRPLIVFGFVAGTLLAAHAGHRLIERPGQRLAVIFDATEGETPRTPRFGKRRQSV; encoded by the coding sequence GTGACAGCACCCCGACTCGCGTGGCTCGACGCGCTCCGCGGCTACGCGGCCGTCGTGGTCGCCCTCTTCCACCTCAGCCCGGTCGTCCTCGGCGCCGGCCTGCACCTGCAGATCTACCGCGCCTTCGACCTCGGCAAATACGCTGTTCTGCTGTTCTTCCTGGTCAGCGGATACGTCATCCCGATGTCCCTGGAACGGCACGGCTCGCTGCGCCGGTTCTGGGCCGGGCGGCTGTGCCGGATCTACCCGGCGTACCTGGTCACCGTCGTCCTCGCCGCCGGCCTGGCGGCCGCCGGGCTCCATCGCCTGCCGGGCCAGCTGCGGACCGAGACCTCGGCGAGCGTGCTGGCGCACGCCACCATGCTGCAAGACCTTCTGGGGGTACGAGGGCTCGTCCGGCCGTTCTGGACCCTCAGTTACGAGATGCTGTTCTACCTGCTGGTCGCCGGGCTGTTCGCGTGGCGGCTGCACCGGTTCAGCGCATGCTGGGCGGCCGGGCTCACGGGCGTCGCCCTGGCCGGCGGGACGAGGCTGCCGGACGACCTGTTCGGCGGCAGCGGCGCGGCCCGGGCGGTGACGGCGGGCGGGGTGCTGCTGGTGGTCGCGGGAGTGCTCGGGGCGTACCGGACGGGGGGTGTGACGGCCCGCGTCGCCGGTGTCGCGGCACTCGGCCTGCTCGCGCTGCCGCTCGCGAACGGCCATGCCACGACGTGGGTGACGAGCGCGTCCTCGGCGCAGGCGCTGACCATGCTGGCGGTGATGTTCGCGGGGACCGTGATCTACCGCGCGCAACAGCGGCAAACCGGGCTAATCGCCACGATCGGCGGACTTGCCGCGGTTCTCGCCGGAGTGACGGCGCAGTTCGGCGCGCCGTGCGCGGTCGCGGTGGCCGGAACTTTCGGGATCGCTTTCGCCCTCCGCCGGCGTGCGGTGCCCGGCATCCTGACCTGGCTCGGCACCGTCAGCTACTCGCTCTACCTGCTGCACCTGCTGGTTCTCGGCGTGCTGGTCCGGCTCACCGACAACCGGCCGCTGATCGTTTTCGGTTTCGTGGCCGGAACTCTGCTCGCCGCGCACGCCGGTCATCGCCTGATCGAGCGACCCGGTCAGCGGCTCGCGGTGATCTTTGACGCCACGGAAGGTGAAACGCCGCGCACTCCCCGCTTCGGGAAGCGCCGCCAGAGCGTCTAG